The Lycium ferocissimum isolate CSIRO_LF1 chromosome 1, AGI_CSIRO_Lferr_CH_V1, whole genome shotgun sequence genome includes a region encoding these proteins:
- the LOC132068325 gene encoding glycine-rich protein 23-like — protein sequence MASWYVMFVFALVLVHVVNARNIREVAKPKEPQTQDQTEGVTVNTEIITTAPTPSEGLDDQKNFISFGGVGGWAGIGGYAGVLPTFGGIGGAGGIGGASGIGGLGGLGGAAGGGGIGGVGGLGGGGGLGVGGGVGGIGGIGGIKP from the exons ATGGCAAGTTGGTACGTAATGTTTGTGTTTGCACTTGTACTCGTCCATGTTGTCAATGCAAGAAACATTCGTGAAGTGGCCAAACCTAAAGAACCTCAGACTCAG GATCAAACTGAGGGTGTAACTGTAAACACTGAGATTATAACTACAGCTCCAACACCAAGCGAAGGACTTGATGACCAAaagaatttcatttcatttggtGGGGTTGGTGGCTGGGCAGGAATTGGTGGCTATGCTGGTGTGTTGCCAACTTTCGGTGGCATTGGCGGCGCCGGTGGAATAGGTGGTGCTAGTGGAATTGGAGGGCTTGGTGGACTTGGTGGAGCTGCTGGCGGTGGCGGCATAGGCGGTGTTGGAGGACTTGGAGGTGGTGGTGGTCTAGGTGTTGGTGGTGGAGTTGGTGGTATTGGTGGCATTGGTGGTATCAAGCCCTAG
- the LOC132068334 gene encoding uncharacterized protein LOC132068334, producing the protein MLLEEFEDDAIASHESQQLIIDSQKNIQNEKKKSSTIWTAARLISLQDIEKYYGKKNREEAAESLEVSVSTFKRLCRKYGIRRWPTAKRKKDGCLISARRCNASIAELRTSQPPQNGVPREDRDTIFISMQKRKRREIEEDNVDANNHRELQPFEIQNCTSKRQALDCATKDSSCLKSINWTIEGVNKDQSPNSESINGNVMDGMDFTRIGVQPSLESTSIQQLNSLSCNENTAQSAKLLFNNLIALPLKDLTDPENEASMKETLSILADNHLLFSEEQAKRIVELKLEFTSLVHSWREYSRSQMHSQKFFTDLEKTRIMEATSAKDEECLKIRYEELQSKKEELMAQLEAVQKEQDGVAEQRRENFKQSKHLVSLAEERASRTKEKHLVMTITSAKLNNLVDQWAAIQSLFMQIG; encoded by the exons ATGTTATTGGAAGAATTCGAGGACGATGCAATTGCTAGTCATGAGAGCCAACAGCTTATTATAGACAGTCAAAAAAACATTCAAAACGAAAAAAAGAAGTCAAGCACAATATGGACTGCTGCTAGATTGATTAGTTTACAAGACATTGAAAAATATTATGGCAAGAAGAATCGTGAAGAGGCTGCCGAAAGCCTTGAAG TTAGTGTCTCTACATTTAAGCGACTATGCAGGAAGTATGGCATTCGCAGGTGGCCAactgccaaaagaaagaaagacgggtGTCTCATCTCTGCTCGCAGGTGCAATGCATCGATTGCTGAGTTGAGAACATCTCAACCACCACAAAATGGTGTGCCACGCGAGGACAGagacaccatttttatttccatgcaaaagagaaaaaggagggAAATAGAAGAAGATAATGTGGATGCCAATAATCATAGGGAATTACAGCCTTTTGAAATACAGAACTGTACTTCCAAAAGGCAGGCACTAGATTGTGCTACTAAAGATTCGTCTTGCCTCAAATCAATAAATTGGACTATTGAAGGCGTTAACAAGGATCAGAGTCCCAATTCAGAGTCGATCAAC GGTAACGTCATGGATGGTATGGATTTTACTCGTATTGGAGTTCAACCTTCTCTCGAGTCAACATCAATACAGCAGTTGAACTCACTATCCTGCAATGAAAACACTGCACAGAGCGCGAAGCTTCTTTTCAACAACTTAATTGCGTTGCCTCTGAAAGATCTCACTGACCCCGAGAACGAGGCTTCCATGAAAGAAACATTGTCAATCCTAGCTGACAATCACCTTTTGTTTTCAGAAGAACAAGCCAAGAGGATAGTTGAACTCAAGCTTGAATTTACTTCCCTTGTGCATAGCTGGAGAGAGTATTCTCGATCCCAGATGCACAGTCAAAAGTTCTTCACTGACTTGGAGAAAACTAGAATTATGGAGGCGACTTCAGCGAAAGATGAAGAGTGCCTCAAGATTAGATACGAAGAACTTCAAAGCAAGAAGGAGGAATTGATGGCACAATTGGAGGCAGTGCAAAAAGAGCAGGATGGGGTAGCTGAACAGAGGCGTGAAAATTTCAAGCAGTCGAAACATTTGGTTTCTTTGGCAGAGGAAAGAGCGAGTAGAACCAAAGAAAAACACCTGGTGATGACAATTACTAGTGCTAAGTTGAATAACTTAGTTGATCAATGGGCTGCAATACAATCTCTCTTTATGCAAATTGGCTAG